A genomic stretch from Vicinamibacterales bacterium includes:
- a CDS encoding FecR domain-containing protein, with amino-acid sequence MNRLVHLIAALTMVVAAAAPASAQTPPPAGHVKNVSGSVTIVRGRVATPAKAGDAVYANDTLRTAADGAVGITLRDDTRVSLGPDSELNIDHYVYAPGEGGLGMVLKFVRGVAVYVSGRIAKLAPDSIRLETPSAIVGVRGTTVAIRVGA; translated from the coding sequence ATGAACCGTCTAGTCCACCTGATTGCGGCGTTGACGATGGTCGTCGCAGCGGCGGCCCCCGCCTCCGCCCAGACCCCGCCGCCGGCTGGCCATGTCAAGAACGTGTCGGGCTCGGTGACGATTGTCCGCGGCCGGGTCGCGACTCCGGCGAAGGCGGGCGACGCCGTCTACGCGAACGACACGCTGCGCACTGCCGCCGACGGCGCCGTCGGGATCACGCTGCGCGACGACACGCGCGTCTCGCTCGGGCCCGACAGCGAGCTGAACATCGATCACTACGTGTACGCGCCCGGCGAGGGCGGCCTGGGCATGGTGCTCAAGTTCGTGCGCGGCGTCGCGGTCTATGTGTCTGGCCGCATCGCGAAGCTCGCCCCCGATTCGATCCGGCTGGAAACGCCGTCGGCCATCGTCGGCGTCCGGGGCACGACCGTCGCCATCCGGGTCGGCGCCTAG
- a CDS encoding CHASE2 domain-containing protein translates to MLKLTAPPRRRLVLLSGVVPVLFAAILAIYRPPLFARLDDAVYDMAVRSAGVRPPLDRVVVVDVDERSLAAVGQWPWRRDVMGRLIAGIREAGAAVTAIDVIFAESDRHDLGPAAQGHVDPASPDAALAGVLRDSGAVLGYGLMFDAGAPVGRGCALHPLPLVIVRPGGDEETEPFFHATGVVCNLPVLTNAAARSGFLNAAPDADGILRRAPLLVGLGGRVYPSLALTAYAALAGDAHPTLRVATVNAATLSIGDLAIPLDGKGNLLLGFRGKRRTFPYVSAVDVINGTVPRDALRGRLVLVGTTALGTREVVATPFDTQFVGVEVQATAIDNLLQRDFVHRSPYGTSIDTVIVVLAGAAVATLVALSGVTAGLLSGAALVVGFWWAGTWLLATRHLFVSSLSPSVAVVVTLAVTTLARFTVERGRARLAGAEKTTAQRLMVQTLLSLTEVRDAETGRHSLRTQQYARLLAEPLAAHPRFHDFLTHEHIELLCRLAPLHDIGKVGIPDRVLNKPGPLTPEESLEMRRHPELGRDVIVRAEARVGVRDDATLQMAKDIVYTHHERWDGSGYPRGLRATQIPIAGRIMALVDVYDATRARSLYRPCLSHQQAVDLIVGGRETHFDPDVVDAFLRVSKAFEEVSIAVGAGA, encoded by the coding sequence GTGCTGAAGCTGACGGCCCCCCCGCGGCGTCGTCTCGTCCTGCTGAGCGGCGTCGTCCCCGTGCTGTTTGCGGCGATTCTCGCGATCTACCGTCCGCCGCTGTTCGCGCGTCTCGACGATGCGGTCTACGACATGGCCGTGCGATCGGCCGGGGTGCGCCCGCCGCTCGATCGCGTCGTCGTCGTGGACGTCGACGAGCGCAGTCTGGCCGCGGTCGGCCAGTGGCCGTGGCGGCGCGACGTCATGGGCCGGTTGATCGCCGGCATCCGCGAGGCCGGCGCCGCGGTGACCGCCATCGACGTCATCTTCGCCGAATCGGATCGCCACGATCTCGGTCCTGCGGCGCAGGGCCACGTCGATCCCGCTTCGCCCGACGCGGCGCTGGCCGGTGTGCTGCGCGACAGCGGCGCCGTGCTCGGCTACGGCTTGATGTTCGACGCCGGTGCGCCGGTCGGACGCGGGTGCGCGCTGCATCCGCTGCCGCTGGTCATCGTCAGGCCGGGCGGCGACGAAGAGACCGAGCCGTTCTTCCATGCGACCGGCGTCGTCTGCAATCTTCCGGTGCTGACCAACGCGGCCGCCCGGTCGGGATTCCTCAACGCCGCGCCTGACGCCGACGGCATCCTTCGGCGCGCGCCGCTCCTCGTCGGACTCGGCGGCCGCGTCTACCCGAGCCTGGCGCTGACCGCCTACGCCGCGCTCGCCGGCGACGCACATCCGACGCTGCGGGTAGCGACCGTGAATGCCGCGACGCTGTCGATCGGCGATCTCGCGATACCACTCGACGGCAAGGGCAACCTGCTGCTGGGGTTCCGCGGCAAGCGGCGGACGTTCCCGTACGTGTCGGCGGTCGACGTGATTAACGGGACCGTCCCGCGCGACGCGCTGCGCGGCCGTCTCGTGCTGGTCGGCACGACAGCACTCGGCACGCGTGAAGTGGTCGCCACGCCGTTCGACACGCAGTTCGTGGGCGTCGAAGTCCAGGCCACCGCCATCGACAACCTGCTGCAGCGTGATTTCGTCCACCGCTCGCCGTACGGCACGTCGATCGACACGGTGATCGTCGTCCTCGCCGGCGCCGCGGTGGCGACGCTCGTCGCGCTCTCGGGGGTGACCGCGGGCCTGCTCAGCGGCGCCGCGCTCGTCGTCGGGTTCTGGTGGGCTGGGACCTGGCTGCTGGCGACGCGCCATCTGTTCGTCTCGTCGCTGTCGCCGTCGGTGGCTGTCGTCGTCACGCTCGCGGTGACGACGCTGGCGCGATTCACCGTCGAGCGCGGCCGCGCCCGGCTCGCCGGTGCCGAGAAGACGACCGCGCAGCGATTGATGGTGCAGACACTGCTCTCGCTGACGGAAGTCCGCGACGCGGAGACCGGCCGCCATTCGCTGCGGACCCAGCAGTACGCGCGCCTGCTCGCCGAGCCGCTGGCCGCGCACCCGCGCTTTCACGACTTCCTGACCCACGAGCACATCGAGCTGCTCTGCCGCCTGGCGCCGCTCCACGACATCGGCAAGGTCGGCATTCCCGACCGCGTCCTCAACAAACCCGGACCGCTGACGCCAGAGGAATCGCTCGAGATGCGGCGGCATCCCGAGCTGGGGCGCGACGTGATCGTCCGCGCCGAGGCGCGGGTCGGCGTCCGCGACGACGCGACGCTGCAGATGGCCAAGGACATCGTCTACACCCATCACGAACGGTGGGACGGCAGCGGCTACCCGCGCGGCCTGCGCGCCACGCAGATTCCGATCGCCGGGCGGATCATGGCGCTCGTCGACGTCTACGACGCCACGCGTGCGCGATCGCTCTACCGTCCCTGCCTGTCACACCAGCAGGCGGTCGACCTCATCGTCGGCGGCCGCGAGACCCATTTCGATCCCGACGTCGTCGACGCCTTTCTGCGTGTGTCGAAAGCGTTCGAAGAAGTATCGATCGCTGTCGGCGCCGGGGCGTGA
- the tagH gene encoding type VI secretion system-associated FHA domain protein TagH: MTLTLELSDATGARSSDATHVFGEEGGTIGRAATNAWVLPHNKVSGLHARITFTNGAFYIEDASRNGVCVNAPDNRLVRNRPYPLKSGDRLFIEPYEMTIWIDQGGAARAPAGDPFADDDPFRLTPAPSSSPLPGGAILPDRAESGEVDPLKFFDPVGAPAPRKRAELPSDDPGSLGQHYQPPVIMPSPGPPPKTPAAAPAIPAGYNPLADDPIEPIAPPIAPARPPSSAPLRPRPGDSAVWRRRRESGGSDPQRPPSGAVPVPPPVARREPAAPPAPPPADDLFSAPTDPASAPLPPPREVPPPVAAPVDPESTRPPIAPASKAPAAPPLPSEPPHAAAPVASPPPPRPRTPAAASRAPSDLADLLAGAGIPDAVVTPELTRNIGQILNVVVAGLMDVLQSRQRIKEEFRMQQTIFRQADNNPLKFSVNVEDALHNLLVKRNPAYLRPVEAFADAFDDLRDHQLAMLAGMRVAFDTMLADTDPDKMQEQFDSQLGKSSLALVPAKMRYWDLYRARRGELARDPEAAFERLFGEQFRKAYEEQFRQLKAQRHARGSRDGSDPGDERS; the protein is encoded by the coding sequence GTGACCCTTACCCTGGAATTGAGCGACGCGACGGGAGCTCGGTCGTCCGACGCCACCCACGTCTTCGGCGAGGAAGGCGGCACCATCGGACGGGCGGCCACCAACGCCTGGGTGCTGCCGCACAACAAGGTGTCGGGCCTGCACGCGCGCATCACCTTCACGAATGGCGCGTTCTACATCGAGGACGCCAGCCGCAACGGGGTGTGCGTCAACGCACCCGACAATCGCCTCGTGCGCAATCGCCCCTACCCGCTGAAGTCCGGCGATCGGCTCTTCATCGAGCCGTACGAGATGACGATCTGGATCGACCAGGGAGGGGCGGCGCGCGCGCCGGCGGGCGATCCGTTCGCCGACGACGATCCGTTCCGGCTGACGCCGGCGCCCTCCTCGTCGCCGCTCCCCGGCGGCGCCATTCTCCCGGACAGGGCGGAATCGGGAGAGGTCGATCCGCTGAAGTTCTTCGATCCGGTCGGTGCGCCGGCGCCGCGCAAGCGCGCCGAGCTGCCCTCGGACGATCCCGGCAGTCTGGGACAGCACTATCAACCGCCGGTGATCATGCCATCGCCGGGCCCGCCGCCGAAGACGCCGGCCGCCGCGCCGGCAATTCCGGCCGGCTATAACCCGCTCGCCGACGATCCGATCGAGCCGATTGCCCCGCCGATCGCGCCGGCGCGGCCGCCGTCTTCCGCGCCGCTGCGGCCAAGACCGGGCGACTCGGCGGTGTGGCGGCGGCGGCGCGAGAGCGGCGGATCGGATCCGCAGCGGCCGCCGTCGGGAGCCGTGCCGGTGCCGCCCCCGGTGGCTCGGAGAGAACCCGCGGCGCCACCCGCGCCTCCTCCGGCTGACGATCTGTTCTCGGCGCCCACCGACCCGGCGAGTGCTCCCCTGCCGCCGCCGCGCGAGGTCCCGCCGCCGGTCGCCGCGCCCGTGGATCCGGAAAGCACGCGTCCGCCGATCGCGCCGGCGTCGAAGGCGCCGGCGGCTCCGCCGCTCCCGTCTGAGCCGCCCCATGCCGCGGCGCCAGTCGCGTCACCACCGCCGCCGAGGCCGCGCACGCCAGCGGCCGCCTCGCGCGCCCCGTCGGATCTCGCCGACCTGCTGGCCGGCGCCGGCATCCCCGACGCGGTCGTGACGCCGGAGCTGACGCGCAACATCGGGCAGATTCTCAACGTCGTCGTCGCCGGGCTGATGGACGTCCTCCAGTCCCGCCAGCGCATCAAGGAAGAGTTCCGGATGCAGCAGACGATCTTCCGCCAGGCCGACAACAACCCTCTGAAGTTCTCGGTCAACGTCGAGGACGCGCTGCACAACCTCCTCGTCAAGCGCAACCCCGCCTACCTGCGCCCGGTGGAGGCGTTTGCCGACGCCTTCGACGATCTCCGCGACCACCAGCTGGCGATGCTCGCCGGGATGCGGGTGGCGTTCGACACGATGCTGGCCGATACCGATCCCGACAAGATGCAGGAGCAGTTCGACAGCCAGCTCGGCAAGAGCTCGCTGGCGCTCGTGCCGGCAAAGATGCGCTACTGGGATTTGTACCGCGCCAGGCGCGGCGAATTGGCCCGGGATCCGGAGGCGGCGTTCGAACGGCTGTTCGGCGAGCAGTTCCGGAAGGCCTACGAGGAGCAGTTCCGGCAGCTCAAGGCGCAGCGCCACGCGCGCGGGTCGCGCGACGGGTCGGATCCGGGCGACGAGCGATCGTGA
- the tssK gene encoding type VI secretion system baseplate subunit TssK, whose amino-acid sequence MSAHNRVVWSEGLFLQPQHFQQQDRYFERYVEARCQSLIPYSWGFTEVEFERDFLKIGKIGLRRLAGVLPDGTPFRMPDDDPLPPPLDVGADLRDERIHLAVPLRRAGEVESGRTAGVNDLIRQEVREFQVANVAAGGGEPATVEVSALRTRLLPQREVTEAYACIPLARVVECRADQQVVLDDAFIPTILQLRAATRLATLATELLGLFHQRGEALGGRVAATSRGAASELADFLMLQAINRYEPVLAHFADTAAVHPEALYRFCVAAAGELATFTTTAKRTPKFPMYRHDHLKETFDPVIASLRESMSKVMTQNAIPIPLEPRKFGISVAIVPDRSLLTSAVFILAAHADGPAETLRQRFPAQVKIAPAERIGDLVRQGLPGVPVVAMPVAPRQIPYHAGYAYFELDQSHELWDQMKGSGGVAIYVSGDFPGLAMEFWAIRG is encoded by the coding sequence ATGTCCGCCCACAACCGCGTCGTCTGGTCCGAAGGGCTCTTCCTGCAGCCGCAGCACTTCCAGCAGCAGGATCGCTATTTCGAGCGTTACGTAGAGGCGCGCTGCCAGTCGCTGATCCCCTACAGCTGGGGTTTCACCGAGGTCGAATTCGAGCGCGACTTCCTGAAGATCGGCAAGATCGGCCTGCGCCGCCTGGCCGGCGTGCTGCCCGACGGCACCCCGTTCCGGATGCCGGACGACGATCCGCTGCCACCGCCGCTCGACGTCGGCGCCGACCTGCGCGACGAGCGCATCCATCTCGCGGTGCCGCTGCGCCGGGCCGGCGAGGTCGAGTCCGGCCGGACGGCGGGCGTCAACGATCTGATCCGCCAGGAGGTCCGCGAATTCCAGGTCGCCAACGTCGCGGCTGGAGGCGGCGAGCCGGCGACCGTCGAGGTCTCGGCGCTCAGGACGCGGCTGCTGCCGCAGCGCGAGGTCACCGAGGCCTACGCCTGCATCCCGCTGGCGAGGGTGGTCGAGTGCCGCGCCGACCAGCAGGTCGTGCTCGACGACGCGTTCATCCCGACGATCCTGCAGCTGCGCGCGGCGACGCGGCTGGCGACGCTGGCGACCGAACTGCTCGGACTGTTCCACCAGCGCGGCGAAGCGCTCGGCGGCCGCGTCGCGGCGACGAGCCGTGGCGCCGCGTCGGAGCTGGCCGACTTCCTGATGCTGCAGGCGATCAACCGCTACGAGCCGGTGCTCGCGCACTTCGCCGACACGGCGGCCGTGCACCCGGAGGCGCTGTACCGGTTCTGCGTGGCGGCGGCCGGCGAGCTCGCGACCTTCACGACCACCGCCAAGCGCACCCCGAAGTTTCCGATGTACCGCCACGATCACCTGAAGGAGACGTTCGATCCGGTGATTGCGTCGCTGCGCGAATCGATGAGCAAGGTCATGACGCAGAACGCGATCCCGATTCCGCTCGAACCGCGGAAGTTCGGGATCAGCGTCGCGATCGTGCCCGACCGGTCGCTGCTCACCTCGGCGGTGTTCATCCTCGCGGCGCACGCCGACGGTCCGGCCGAGACGCTGCGGCAGCGGTTCCCGGCGCAGGTCAAGATCGCGCCGGCGGAGCGCATCGGCGATCTGGTCCGGCAGGGCCTGCCCGGTGTGCCGGTGGTGGCGATGCCGGTCGCGCCGCGACAGATCCCCTACCACGCCGGCTACGCGTACTTCGAACTCGATCAGAGTCATGAACTGTGGGACCAAATGAAGGGGTCCGGCGGCGTGGCGATCTACGTCTCCGGCGACTTCCCGGGACTGGCGATGGAATTCTGGGCGATCCGCGGCTGA
- a CDS encoding OmpA family protein codes for MAGWPKRSGWLLGALLALVAMAGCGAKRAAPAAPAQPPAPALIVLLPDPETHVTGHIRVGNEFGSIDLTTPRASVRTTASAAPGPAVTLTDEEVTRLFGAALAALPPSPRHFTLQFKFESDALTDTSAALVPDILAAVKALPVPEVMIVGHTDTMGDRKSNVALGLKRATAVRSILEQAGLSPTLVEVTSHGEADLLVKTPDNTPEPRNRRVEITVR; via the coding sequence GTGGCTGGATGGCCCAAGCGGAGCGGATGGCTGCTCGGCGCACTGCTCGCATTGGTAGCGATGGCGGGCTGCGGAGCGAAGCGCGCCGCGCCGGCCGCGCCGGCGCAGCCTCCGGCCCCGGCGCTGATCGTGCTCCTGCCCGATCCCGAGACGCACGTCACCGGCCACATCCGCGTCGGCAACGAATTCGGGTCGATCGATCTCACGACGCCGCGGGCGTCGGTACGCACGACGGCGTCGGCCGCGCCAGGCCCGGCCGTGACCTTGACCGACGAGGAGGTCACCCGACTCTTCGGCGCGGCGCTCGCCGCGCTGCCGCCGTCGCCGCGGCACTTCACGTTGCAGTTCAAGTTCGAGTCCGACGCCTTGACCGACACCTCGGCGGCGCTCGTGCCCGACATCCTCGCCGCGGTGAAGGCGCTGCCGGTGCCCGAGGTGATGATCGTCGGGCACACCGACACCATGGGCGACCGGAAATCGAACGTCGCGCTCGGCCTCAAGCGCGCGACCGCGGTGCGCAGCATCCTGGAGCAGGCGGGCCTGTCGCCGACGCTCGTCGAGGTGACCTCGCACGGCGAAGCCGATCTACTCGTCAAGACGCCCGACAACACGCCGGAGCCGCGCAATCGCCGCGTCGAGATCACGGTGAGGTGA
- a CDS encoding 3-isopropylmalate dehydrogenase, with the protein MKTYRIAVIPGDGIGQEVTPAAIAVLDAAAAGGFRCEWQHFPWGSQHYLDHGRMMPENALDLLRPFDAILFGAVGDPRIQDNVTLNGLLLPIRRGFDQYACVRPAVLYPGVRGPLVGRNGGDIDFVVVRENTEGEYAQIGGGLYPDTPFEVAMQTATFTRHGTERVIRFAFELARRRHGKRLVTSVTKSNAQGYSMAFWDRVFSAVARDFPDIRTESLLVDAACMDLVRRPIDFDVMVASNLFGDILTDLSAAITGSLGLAPSANLNPARTAPSLFEPVHGSAPDIAGKGVANPLAAMLAGAMLLEFLGETLAAARVEQAVRSVLADGGALTPDLGGHGTTAGVTAAALAAL; encoded by the coding sequence ATGAAGACGTATCGCATCGCCGTCATCCCCGGCGACGGGATCGGCCAGGAAGTGACGCCCGCGGCGATCGCCGTGCTCGACGCCGCCGCCGCAGGCGGCTTCCGCTGCGAGTGGCAGCACTTTCCATGGGGCTCGCAGCACTATCTCGATCACGGGCGGATGATGCCGGAGAACGCGCTCGATCTGCTCCGGCCGTTCGACGCCATCCTGTTCGGCGCGGTCGGCGACCCGCGCATCCAGGACAACGTCACGCTGAACGGCCTGTTGCTGCCGATCCGCCGCGGCTTCGATCAGTACGCCTGCGTGCGGCCGGCGGTGCTCTACCCGGGGGTGCGGGGGCCGCTGGTGGGCCGTAACGGCGGCGACATCGACTTCGTCGTGGTCCGCGAGAACACCGAGGGGGAATACGCACAGATCGGCGGCGGGCTCTACCCAGACACGCCCTTCGAAGTCGCGATGCAGACGGCGACGTTCACCCGGCACGGCACCGAACGGGTGATCCGCTTCGCGTTCGAGCTGGCGCGGCGCCGGCACGGCAAGCGGCTCGTCACCTCGGTGACCAAATCGAACGCGCAGGGCTACAGCATGGCGTTCTGGGATCGGGTGTTCAGCGCCGTCGCCCGCGACTTCCCCGACATCCGCACCGAGTCGCTGCTCGTCGATGCCGCGTGCATGGACCTGGTGCGGCGGCCGATCGACTTCGACGTGATGGTCGCGTCGAACCTGTTCGGGGACATCCTCACCGACCTGAGCGCGGCGATCACCGGCAGCCTCGGACTGGCGCCGAGCGCCAATCTCAACCCGGCGCGCACCGCGCCGTCGCTGTTCGAGCCCGTCCACGGCTCGGCGCCGGACATCGCGGGCAAGGGCGTCGCCAACCCGCTGGCGGCGATGCTGGCCGGCGCGATGCTCCTCGAGTTCCTCGGCGAGACCCTCGCCGCCGCGCGCGTCGAGCAGGCCGTGCGGTCGGTGCTCGCCGACGGCGGCGCGCTGACGCCCGATCTGGGCGGCCACGGCACCACCGCCGGCGTCACCGCGGCGGCGCTGGCGGCGCTCTAG
- the icmH gene encoding type IVB secretion system protein IcmH/DotU gives MADNDDPFQPSDLTHRPRPGAGRRGMPDPPTHRGPAVRPADVEAIPDAARASLGLGLNPLVQAAIPLLLLTGQLRSAPAAMDVAGLRRHVLEEIRRFEDQARAAGIRTEIVLAARYAICAALDEAVLSTPWGAQSEWSQHPVLVALHREAWGGEKFFEMLTRISADPARHLDLLELQHLILALGFTGKYQMVDRGQEQLQDLQHELFRTIRGLRGAASPELSLKWRGLEDQRNRLIRYVPWWVIAAAAAVILTAAFVYYRSALSDQADPLQAQLAHVGIEDFAVPPPPAPVAGPTLKRLLAPQEAAGALRVDEDGGRTVITLPSGDLFGSGSATVNPAYEATLDRITAALNQVPGRVLIVGHTDDQPIRSFQFHDNFELSRERAVSVANILKKAINNPARLTWQGMGSSEPKYRPESAPENRARNRRVEIIHLREG, from the coding sequence ATGGCGGACAACGACGATCCGTTCCAGCCGTCGGATCTGACGCATCGCCCGAGGCCCGGCGCCGGCCGGCGCGGGATGCCGGATCCGCCGACGCACCGCGGTCCGGCGGTGCGGCCCGCCGACGTCGAGGCGATTCCCGACGCGGCGCGCGCGTCGCTCGGGCTCGGACTGAATCCGCTCGTGCAGGCGGCGATTCCTCTGCTGCTGCTCACCGGACAGCTGCGCAGCGCGCCGGCCGCGATGGACGTCGCCGGCCTGCGGCGGCACGTCCTCGAAGAGATCCGCCGGTTCGAGGATCAAGCGCGCGCGGCCGGAATCCGCACCGAGATCGTGCTGGCGGCGCGCTACGCGATTTGCGCCGCGCTCGACGAGGCCGTGCTCTCGACGCCCTGGGGGGCGCAGAGCGAGTGGTCGCAGCACCCGGTGCTCGTCGCGCTCCACCGCGAGGCGTGGGGGGGCGAGAAGTTCTTCGAGATGCTGACCCGCATCTCGGCCGATCCGGCCCGCCACCTCGATCTGCTCGAGCTGCAGCACCTGATTCTCGCGCTCGGCTTCACCGGCAAGTATCAGATGGTCGATCGCGGTCAGGAACAGCTGCAGGACTTGCAGCACGAGCTGTTCCGGACGATCCGCGGACTGCGCGGCGCCGCGTCTCCCGAGCTGTCGCTCAAGTGGCGGGGTCTCGAGGATCAGCGCAACCGGCTGATTCGCTACGTGCCGTGGTGGGTGATCGCCGCCGCCGCCGCGGTGATCCTCACCGCCGCGTTCGTCTATTACCGGTCGGCGTTGTCGGATCAGGCCGATCCGCTGCAGGCCCAGCTGGCGCACGTCGGCATCGAGGATTTCGCGGTGCCGCCGCCGCCCGCGCCGGTCGCCGGGCCGACGCTGAAGCGGCTGCTCGCCCCCCAGGAAGCCGCCGGCGCCCTGCGCGTCGACGAGGACGGCGGCCGCACGGTGATCACGCTGCCGAGCGGCGATCTGTTCGGCTCCGGCAGCGCCACCGTCAACCCGGCCTACGAGGCGACGCTGGACCGCATCACGGCGGCACTCAACCAGGTGCCGGGCCGCGTACTGATCGTCGGGCATACCGACGATCAGCCGATCCGATCGTTCCAGTTCCACGACAACTTCGAGCTGTCGCGCGAGCGCGCGGTCAGCGTCGCCAACATCCTGAAGAAGGCGATCAACAATCCCGCCCGTCTGACGTGGCAGGGCATGGGCTCGTCGGAGCCGAAGTACCGTCCCGAGTCGGCCCCCGAGAACCGCGCACGCAACCGGCGCGTCGAGATCATTCATCTTCGCGAAGGCTGA